Proteins encoded within one genomic window of Fragaria vesca subsp. vesca linkage group LG1, FraVesHawaii_1.0, whole genome shotgun sequence:
- the LOC101300672 gene encoding probable RNA methyltransferase At5g51130-like — translation MARPPKKFQKSDRAMNTEEKKEKKSEQPDHQDEQKQQQKNKKRKQVFPYGNYRAYYGYRLGQDTEEDPRLKVFKKEWFQGKDCLDIGCNAGIMTIEIAKKFCCRSILGVDIDPDRVRDAYWHLNKLMRMKKAKTTPGNASKMEVGESANGSDCNIEGSPNEETKDSPKNSSTEETKLCDIVSFRNEDFVNSQDPPNKQYDTILCLSVTKWIHLNWGDDGLLTLFSKIWRLLRPGGILVLEPQPWKSYDKNHKVSETARANYQNLIFHPQLFQDILLDNIGFRTVEDITSVSGSKSGFDRPILVFHK, via the exons ATGGCGCGTCCTCCAAAGAAATTCCAGAAGAGCGACCGAGCCATGAACACGGAAGAGAAGAAAGAGAAGAAGAGCGAACAACCTGATCATCAAGATGAGCAGAAACAGCAGCAGAAAAATAAGAAACGCAAGCAGGTTTTCCCCTACGGCAACTACAGAGCCTACTACGGCTATCGT CTTGGTCAAGATACGGAGGAAGATCCTAGATTGAAGGTTTTCAAGAAGGAGTGGTTTCAAGGCAAGGACTGTCTCGACATTGGCTGCAATGCTGGGATCATGACTATTGAAATCG CCAAAAAGTTTTGCTGCAGGAGCATTCTCGGAGTTGACATTGATCCTG ATCGAGTTAGGGATGCATACTGGCACCTCAATAAACTAATGAGAATGAAGAAAGCTAAAACGACACCAGGAAATGCTTCCAAGATGGAGGTTGGTGAGAGTGCAAATGGGTCAGATTGCAACATTGAAGGTTCACCAAATGAAGAGACAAAGGATAGCCCAAAAAATTCCTCTACAGAAGAGACAAAGCTATGTGACATAGTCTCTTTCCGAAATGAAGATTTTGTTAATAGTCAAGATCCACCAAATAAGCAGTATGACACCATTCTATG TTTGAGTGTGACAAAATGGATTCATCTGAATTGGGGTGATGATGGCTTGCTTACACTATTTTCTAAGATATGGAGACTACTTCGTCCG GGTGGCATTCTTGTGCTGGAACCTCAACCCTGGAAGTCTTATGATAAAAATCACAAAGTCTCTGAG ACAGCAAGAGCCAATTATCAAAATCTTATATTCCATCCACAGCTGTTTCAGGATATACTTCTGGATAAT ATTGGATTCAGAACAGTGGAAGACATCACTTCTGTATCGGGCAGCAAATCTGGATTCGACAGACCAATTTTAGTGTTCCATAAATGA
- the LOC101314595 gene encoding ninja-family protein mc410-like, whose amino-acid sequence MEDESGLELSLGLSFGGGSSVKSKGKIGASSNTRVEDGDRDKKLADDFKDFLHGGAQKQESSSSSQRSDSVKPKENFFNDLSKANSEADTSMNLNGRGVWVAKSNKSDEVEERQTDGGNKRKTLFEEMNNQKKHEREAHYSDMHDKTRASHISITEDGSTAENEDVADSEVEGSASRLISQHDDGSKRFVGSGDSSDAQKELRRFGDSSSVDPNGQKRFNISSENDYKVGNVTYGSPFSVQSVNMMNLPYPLPTKESNPVGAPSTSGHLIPGMMQVMPIANSERSGPQPMNPGNLPVMFGYSPVQLPVLDKDNSWGAPHTQQFHYAGRNPPNPAGMQLISHNTSEAAPYDGRILERAKGDGKQHVTEEGSSSQAEEDLKVSSTDPRTKDAPDCSMAEDFSLDFSAIKPGIAAEIKFGGSGSRPNLPWVSTKGPGPNGRTISGVTYRYSANQIKIVCACHGSHMSPEEFVRHASEEPSNPESGTVLATVPNGNHSASPQS is encoded by the exons ATGGAGGATGAGAGTGGACTTGAGCTTAGCTTGGGTCTTTCTTTTGGTGGGGGATCGTCTGTGAAGTCCAAGGGTAAAATTGGTGCTTCCTCGAATACTAGAGTGGAAGATGGTGATAGAGACAAAAAATTAGCGGATGATTTTAAAGACTTTCTTCATGGAGGGGCTCAGAAGCAAGAGTCAAGTAGTAGCTCTCAAAGAAGTGATTCAGTGAAACCTAAAGAAAATTTCTTTAATGACCTCTCCAAGGCCAACAGTGAAGCAGACACGTCAATGAACTTGAATGGGAGAGGAGTCTGGGTTGCAAAGAGTAACAAGTCTGATGAAGTAGAGGAAAGACAAACAGATGGTGGTAATAAACGCAAGACTTTGTTCGAAGAGATGAACAATCAAAAGAAGCATGAGAGAGAAGCTCATTACAGTGATATGCATGACAAGACGAGAGCATCTCACATTTCCATAACAGAAGATGGCTCTACTGCTGAAAATGAAGACGTGGCAGATTCTGAAGTGGAGGGCTCAGCCTCAAGGCTGATATCCCAACATGATGATGGCTCTAAGCGATTTGTTGGATCTGGTGACTCTTCTGATGCTCAAAAAGAGCTTCGCAGGTTTGGAGATTCAAGTAGCGTGGACCCAAATGGGCAGAAGAGGTTTAATATATCATCAGAAAATGATTACAAGGTCGGGAACGTGACATATGGCAGTCCGTTTTCTGTGCAATCAGTAAACATGATGAATCTGCCCTACCCTCTCCCTACGAAGGAGTCTAACCCTGTTGGTGCACCCAGCACGTCGGGCCATCTGATTCCTGGGATGATGCAGGTGATGCCTATTGCAAATAGTGAGCGATCAGGGCCTCAACCCATGAATCCTGGAAACTTGCCTGTTATGTTTGGCTATTCACCTGTACAGCTTCCAGTATTGGATAAGGATAATTCTTGGGGTGCTCCTCATACTCAACAATTTCACTATGCTGGCAGAAATCCACCAAACCCAG CTGGGATGCAACTAATTTCACATAATACATCTGAGGCTGCACCGTATGATGGGAGGATATTAGAACGGGCAAAAGGTGATGGGAAACAGCATGTCACAGAAGAGGGCTCCTCTTCTCAAGCAGAAGAAGACTTGAAAGTAAGCAGCACAGACCCAAGGACTAAAGATGCACCTGATTGCTCTATGGCAGAGGATTTCTCACTTGATTTTTCAGCTATAAAACCAGGCATTGCTGCAGAGATAAAATTTGGGGGATCTGGTTCCCGTCCAAATCTACCATGGGTTTCTACCAAAGGTCCAGGCCCCAATGGTAGGACAATTTCTGGTGTTACTTACAGATACAGCGCAAACCAAATCAAAATAGTGTGTGCTTGCCATGGCTCCCACATGTCCCCTGAGGAGTTTGTTCGGCATGCAAGTGAAGAGCCTTCTAATCCAGAAAGCGGCACTGTTTTGGCGACTGTCCCAAATGGTAATCATTCTGCCTCCCCTCAGAGCTGA
- the LOC101314309 gene encoding E3 ubiquitin-protein ligase ATL42-like codes for MSRILGQFQDCFFPMFRSSLIVLFLFSSVLFMDAEAQSGTFSSETQSNFQPSVAVVIGILAIMFALTFVLLVYAKFCHRRISAHGNNHHLEGRRIGTSSRFSGIDKTVIEALPFFRFSTLKGSKEGLECSVCLSKFEDIEVLRLLPKCKHAFHIDCIDHWLEKHSSCPLCRHKVSSEDLTFIAYSNSMRILWDSQSERREDSNIELFVQREEDHRGSSRFSVGSSFRKMEKGVGIEEELLIQEEGGILNEEDDDKVLHKHKHKIVVSDFVFQNRWSNVSSSDLIFLNSEMLNTMSSSRFSSSARSNNEQLSPREATGNEEIMKIREEMEMKRLFENKVSSTMNKNSTSPARSTLPTHASSSMNQGEKRSMSEITGLSRFGNWGIKNRTKEPSLLDSNVKEERTRRLWLPIARRTVQWFANREKRTEQPPQSSNV; via the coding sequence ATGAGTAGAATCTTGGGTCAGTTTCAAGATTGTTTCTTTCCAATGTTTCGTTCGAGCTTGATTGTTTTGTTTCTCTTTAGTTCTGTGCTCTTCATGGATGCTGAAGCACAGTCTGGAACTTTTTCTTCTGAGACACAATCTAATTTTCAACCAAGTGTTGCTGTGGTTATAGGTATTCTAGCCATCATGTTTGCTCTCACTTTTGTTCTTTTAGTGTATGCCAAGTTCTGCCATAGAAGAATTTCAGCGCATGGCAACAACCATCACTTGGAAGGGAGGCGTATCGGCACAAGCTCTAGATTTTCTGGTATTGACAAGACAGTGATTGAGGCACTTCCCTTTTTCAGATTCTCTACTCTTAAAGGGTCAAAGGAAGGGCTAGAATGTTCAGTCTGCCTATCAAAATTTGAAGACATTGAAGTCCTCAGATTGCTTCCCAAGTGCAAGCATGCTTTCCACATTGATTGCATAGATCACTGGCTTGAGAAGCACTCAAGCTGTCCTCTTTGCAGGCACAAGGTCAGTTCTGAGGATCTCACATTCATTGCATACTCAAACAGTATGAGAATCTTGTGGGATAGCCAATCAGAGCGGCGAGAAGACTCAAACATTGAGCTCTTTGTTCAGAGAGAGGAAGATCACCGCGGCTCCTCAAGGTTCAGCGTGGGAAGCAGCTTTCGGAAAATGGAGAAGGGTGTTGGCATAGAAGAGGAACTATTGATCCAAGAAGAAGGTGGGATTCTAAATGAGGAGGACGATGACAAGGTCCTGCACAAGCACAAGCACAAGATTGTTGTGTCCGATTTTGTGTTCCAGAACAGATGGAGCAATGTAAGCTCCTCGGACCTCATCTTCTTGAACTCGGAGATGCTTAATACAATGTCAAGCAGTAGATTCTCCTCATCTGCACGGTCTAACAATGAGCAGCTTTCGCCGAGGGAAGCAACAGGAAATGAAGAGATCATGAAGATTAGGGAGGAGATGGAGATGAAGAGATTGTTCGAGAACAAAGTCAGCAGCACAATGAACAAAAACAGTACTAGTCCTGCACGTTCAACCCTACCAACTCATGCCTCGAGTTCTATGAATCAAGGTGAGAAGAGATCAATGTCAGAAATCACTGGTCTCTCAAGATTTGGAAATTGGGGTATCAAGAACAGAACCAAAGAGCCTTCATTGCTTGATAGTAATGTGAAAGAGGAAAGAACGAGGCGGCTTTGGTTGCCGATTGCTAGAAGAACAGTCCAGTGGTTTGCCAATAGAGAGAAAAGGACTGAACAGCCTCCACAGTCTTCAAATGTGTAA
- the LOC101300959 gene encoding protein phosphatase 2C and cyclic nucleotide-binding/kinase domain-containing protein-like, whose product MGCVYSRVCIGAVSSSTSSRDARRKEEARNAGSIEIPVFSPNSEEEDGVGLDQFNGSNYSRDAEMGITRLSRVSAQFLPPNGCRTVKVPSGGYELRYSYLSQRGFYPDALDKANQDSFCIHTPFGTNPDDHFFGVFDGHGEFGAECSQFVKRKLCENLLRNGKFQVDAVEACHSAFIATNTQLHEDESVDDSMSGTTAITVLVRGRKMYIANSGDSRAVIAERRGEELVAVDLSIDQTPFRVDELERVKLCGARVLTLDQIEGLKNPDVQCWGTEEGDDGDPPRLWIPNGMYPGTAFTRSIGDSIAESIGVVANPEIVVLELTQNHPFFVLASDGVFEFMSSQTVVDMVAKYKDPRDACAAIVAESYKLWLQYETRTDDITVIVVHVDGLTATAVGQSVQPSFLRSPVPQVVEITGSESPSTIGWNSRNPRIRHDLSKARLRVIENSLENGQVWVPPSPAHRKTWEEEAQIERALHDHFLFRKLTDSQCHVLLDCMQRVEVQPGDIVVRQGGEGDCFYVVGNGEFEVSAIQEENNGEVPRVLQRYTADKLSSFGELALMYNKPLQASVRAVTTGTLWALKREDFRGILMSEFSNLSYLKLLRSVDLLSRLTILQLSHIADSLSEVSFSDGQTIVNENEGLLALYIIQKGKVRITFDANSVSNPVVCSLMSDDQKDDHQSGKEIIVEKTEGSYFGEWTLLGEHIDLFSAVAVGDVVCAVLTKERFDSVIGPLTKLNQDDQQSRDQSSETLTEPAKSIDVSTLTKVQLADLEWRRCLYSTDCSEIGLVLLKDPENLLSLKRFSRQKVRKFGKEAQVLKEKDLIKSISPSACVPQVLSTCVDQTHAAILLNTCIACPLASILRTPLDETSAQFCTASLIIALEDLHKNDVLYRGLSPDALMLDHTGHLQLVDFRFGKKLSGQRTYTICGTADFLAPEVVQGIGHGFPADWWALGVLIYFMLQGELPFGSWRVSELDTFTKIAKGQLNLPQTFSPEVVDLITKLLVVDENTRLGSQGSDSVKSHPWFNGIDWKGIKDCSFPVPPEITSRITQHLESHSDEYSVPQGSLSDDEDELDIPEWFDDW is encoded by the exons ATGGGTTGCGTGTATTCGAGGGTGTGTATTGGAGCGGTGAGTAGTAGTACAAGTTCGAGAGATGCAAGAAGGAAAGAGGAGGCCCGGAATGCGGGGAGTATTGAGATCCCGGTTTTCTCACCCAACTCGGAAGAAGAAGACGGCGTGGGTTTGGATCAGTTCAATGGGAGTAACTACAGCAGAGATGCTGAGATGGGGATTACTAGGCTGTCGAGGGTTTCGGCACAGTTTCTACCTCCAAATGGGTGCAGAACGGTGAAGGTACCTTCTGGAGGGTACGAGTTGAGATACTCTTATTTGTCTCAAAGGGGGTTTTACCCTGATGCTCTTGATAAGGCTAATCAGGACAGTTTTTGTATTCACACTCCGTTTGGGACCAACCCGGATGATCATTTTTTCGGGGTTTTCGATGGGCATGGAGAGTTTGGAGCTGAGTGTTCACAGTTTGTGAAGAGGAAGTTGTGTGAGAATTTGCTTAGGAATGGGAAGTTTCAGGTGGATGCTGTGGAGGCTTGTCACTCGGCGTTTATTGCGACGAATACTCAGCTGCATGAGGATGAGAGTGTTGATGATAGCATGAGTGGGACGACCGCGATTACTGTGTTGGTTAGAGGTAGGAAGATGTACATTGCCAATTCGGGGGATTCCAGGGCGGTTATAGCGGAGAGGAGAGGGGAGGAGCTTGTGGCTGTGGATCTTTCGATTGATCAGACGCCGTTTAGAGTGGATGAGCTTGAGAGGGTTAAGCTTTGCGGTGCGAGAGTGCTTACATTGGATCAGATTGAAGGGCTGAAGAATCCGGATGTGCAGTGCTGGGGGACTGAGGAAGGTGATGATGGTGATCCACCGAGGCTGTGGATACCGAATGGGATGTATCCTGGGACTGCTTTTACGAGGAGTATTGGTGATTCGATTGCTGAGTCTATTGGAGTTGTTGCCAACCCTGAGATTGTGGTTTTGGAGCTTACTCAGAATCATCCTTTTTTCGTGCTTGCTAGTGATGGAGTGTTTGAGTTTATGTCTAGCCAAACCGTGGTTGATATG GTTGCAAAATATAAAGATCCACGTGATGCTTGTGCTGCAATTGTTGCCGAATCTTATAAACTTTGGCTGCAGTATGAGACCCGTACAGATGATATTACAGTGATCGTGGTGCATGTAGATGGGCTAACTGCT ACTGCTGTGGGTCAATCGGTACAGCCTTCTTTTTTACGGTCACCCGTTCCTCAAGTTGTAGAGATTACAGGATCAGAATCTCCGTCAACCATTGGCTGGAACTCAAGGAACCCTCGCATAAGACATGATTTATCAAAGGCACGTCTGCGTGTGATTGAAAATTCTCTAGAAAACGGACAAGTTTGGGTTCCTCCATCTCCAGCCCACAGAAAAACCTGGGAGGAAGAA GCACAAATTGAGCGAGCTTTACATGATCATTTCCTCTTCAGGAAACTTACAGACTCTCAGTGTCATGTTTTGTTGGATTGCATGCAAAGGGTTGAGGTCCAGCCTGGGGACATTGTTGTTAGACAG GGTGGTGAAGGTGACTGCTTTTATGTTGTTGGCAATGGAGAATTTGAGGTGTCGGCGATCCAG GAAGAAAACAATGGAGAGGTTCCGAGGGTTCTGCAACGATATACGGCTGACAAACTTTCATCCTTTGGAGAACTTGCACTAAT GTATAACAAACCACTCCAGGCATCCGTTCGTGCTGTGACAACTGGAACTCTCTGGGCTTTGAAAAGAGAAGACTTCCGTGGAATTCTAATGTCAGAGTTTTCTAATTTGTCATATTTGAAGTTGCTTCGATCAGTGGATCTTTTATCCAGGTTGACAATCTTACAGCTCAGCCATATTGCTGATTCTCTCTCTGAGGTTTCATTCTCAGATGGGCAAACAATTGTCAATGAG AATGAAGGCCTACTGGCATTGTACATAATTCAGAAGGGAAAAGTGAGGATTACATTTGACGCAAATTCAGTCAGTAATCCAGTCGTCTGCAGTCTCATGTCTGATGATCAAAAAGATGATCATCAGAGTGGTAAAGAGATTATAGTGGAGAAGACAGAAGGAAGCTACTTTGGCGAATGGACACTTCTTGGTGAACATATTGATTTGTTTAGTGCAGTTGCTGTGGGGGATGTTGTTTGCGCTGTTTTGACAAAGGAAAGATTTGATTCAGTCATTGGCCCTTTAACAAAGCTTAATCAGGATGATCAGCA ATCAAGAGATCAATCCTCGGAAACTTTAACGGAACCTGCTAAAAGTATTGATGTCTCTACTCTTACTAAAGTTCAGCTTGCTGATTTG GAGTGGAGGAGGTGTCTGTATTCCACCGACTGCAGTGAGATTGGGCTTGTTCTTTTAAAAGATCCAG AAAATTTGCTTAGTTTGAAAAGGTTTTCAAGGCAGAAGGTCAGAAAGTTTGGAAAAGAAGCACAAGTACTAAAAGAGAAGGATCTAATCAAGAGCATAAGCCCTTCAGCTTGTGTGCCACAGGTTCTGTCCACCTGTGTTGATCAGACACATGCTGCAATACTGCTCAATACATGCATTGCTTGTCCATTGGCCTCAATACTACGCACACCCCTTGATGAAACATCTGCCCAATTTTGTACAGCCTCTCTAATTATTGCTTTGGAGGATCTCCACAAG AATGACGTTCTCTACAGAGGCTTGTCTCCTGATGCTTTAATGTTGGACCACACAGGACATTTACAG CTTGTAGACTTCAGATTCGGGAAAAAGTTATCAGGCCAAAGAACATATACAATTTGTGGAACGGCAGACTTTTTAGCTCCAGAGGTAGTTCAGGGAATAGGCCATGGTTTCCCAGCTGACTG GTGGGCATTGGGAGTCTTGATATATTTCATGCTACAAGGTGAGTTGCCTTTTGGGTCATGGAGAGTAAGTGAGCTTGATACATTTACAAAGATTGCGAAGGGACAGCTTAATCTTCCTCAAACTTTTAGCCCCGAAGTTGTTGATCTCATCACCAAG TTACTCGTGGTCGATGAAAACACCAGACTTGGAAGCCAAGGTTCTGATTCTGTTAAAAGTCATCCCTGGTTTAATGGTATCGATTGGAAAGGGATTAAGGACTGTAGTTTTCCTGTTCCTCCGGAGATCACCTCTCGCATAACTCAACATCTGGAAAGTCACTCAGATGAGTATAGTGTTCCCCAAGGTTCTCTGTCAGACGATGAAGACGAACTTGACATTCCAGAATGGTTTGATGACTGGTAG
- the LOC101301246 gene encoding uncharacterized protein LOC101301246, which yields MGKSSSLVSAMSETKKKIMDKYSSMSDEKKKILKRLGIGCGIILIMGVVIGLIVGLRIVPPMVKATVTNASLTQFNLSSNNILYYNLALDVALRSSTGTKVNYKRIKVTAKYKKMFTLGTFTSPPFKQGAKNKTIVLHPNFQGQQFVMLSENDLSVFRSETAAGAYAIDAVVDLKIKPFACRTQGKCLLKVPLSLNHTSASSSFKATQCPMRLVCSKTKGFSKTKTKGFPKQRIHWNT from the coding sequence ATGGGCAAATCTAGTTCCTTGGTTTCAGCCATGTCTGAAACTAAAAAGAAAATTATGGACAAGTATAGTTCCATGTCTGATGAAAAAAAGAAAATTCTCAAGCGTCTAGGCATAGGGTGCGGCATCATCTTAATCATGGGCGTCGTCATTGGCTTAATAGTTGGTCTTCGCATTGTCCCTCCCATGGTTAAAGCCACAGTCACCAATGCTTCTCTAACCCAGTTCAATCTCAGCAGCAACAACATTCTCTACTACAACCTTGCACTCGACGTTGCCCTCCGAAGCAGTACCGGAACCAAGGTAAACTACAAGCGCATCAAAGTCACTGCAAAATATAAGAAGATGTTCACGTTAGGGACTTTTACTTCGCCACCTTTTAAGCAAGGCGCCAAGAACAAGACCATTGTTCTTCATCCAAATTTTCAAGGGCAGCAGTTTGTGATGCTTTCGGAAAACGACCTCTCTGTGTTTCGTTCAGAGACTGCGGCCGGCGCTTACGCTATCGATGCGGTGGTTGATCTGAAGATCAAACCATTCGCTTGCAGAACACAAGGGAAGTGCTTGTTGAAGGTCCCCTTGAGTTTGAATCATACATCTGCTAGTAGTAGTTTCAAGGCTACACAGTGTCCAATGCGTCTTGTCTGCTCAAAGACAAAAGGCTTCTCAAAGACAAAGACAAAAGGCTTCCCAAAGCAGCGTATACATTGGAATACATAG
- the LOC101313734 gene encoding transmembrane protein 234 homolog, with translation MVGDVEKMIGVGLVWGATNALMRRGALLWDQALKSSSSQQNTAHGNKLLTSLKSWLKLLSIWQYTIPFFVNLSASATFFAILSHTPISLAVPVTNATTFAATAVFGLLLGEQTHLGLALFGTALIVLGIWLCIT, from the coding sequence ATGGTGGGAGACGTAGAGAAGATGATCGGGGTGGGGCTAGTCTGGGGCGCCACCAACGCCCTAATGCGACGTGGCGCCCTCCTATGGGACCAAGCCCTCAAGTCCTCTTCATCGCAGCAGAACACAGCCCACGGCAATAAGCTCCTCACTTCCCTGAAAAGCTGGCTGAAGCTCCTCTCAATCTGGCAGTACACGATCCCCTTCTTCGTCAACCTCTCCGCCTCCGCCACCTTCTTCGCCATCCTCAGCCACACCCCGATCTCCCTCGCCGTCCCCGTCACCAATGCCACCACGTTCGCCGCCACCGCCGTTTTCGGGTTGCTGTTGGGGGAACAGACCCACTTGGGTTTGGCTCTGTTCGGTACGGCTTTGATTGTCTTGGGCATTTGGCTTTGTATCACATAG
- the LOC101314019 gene encoding probable lactoylglutathione lyase, chloroplast-like codes for MVRLIPMAASSIRPSLSSLRWLLRLMSLELFLTGVSQSQSFGFKASKLLRSDGKTMGVVANAAQASTTASPENVLEWVKQDKRRLLHVVYRVGDLDRTIKFYTECLGMKLLRKRDIPEERYTNAFLGYGPEDSHFVIELTYNYGVDKYDIGTAFGHFGVAVEDVAKTVELVKAKGGKVTREPGPVKGGNTVIAFVEDPDGYKFELLERGPTPEPLCQVMLRVGDLDRSIAFYEKAFGMELLRKRDNPEYKYTIAMLGYGPEDKNAVLELTYNYGVTEYNKGNAYAQIAVGTDDVYKTAEAIKLCGGKITREPGPLPGLNTKITACLDPDGWKSVFVDNVDFLKELE; via the exons ATGGTGAGGCTAATCCCTATGGCGGCGTCCTCCATCCGACCTTCTCTCTCCTCCTTGAG ATGGTTGTTGAGGTTGATGAGTTTGGAATTGTTTTTAACAGGTGTTTCGCAGTCGCAGTCGTTTGGTTTTAAAGCTTCGAAGTTGTTGAGGAGTGATGGTAAGACCATGGGGGTGGTTGCGAATGCAGCACAAGCGAGTACAACAGCTTCGCCGGAGAATGTGCTAGAGTGGGTCAAGCAGGACAAACGGAGGCTTCTCCATGTTGTATACCGCGTCGGGGATTTGGACAGGACCATAAA ATTCTACACCGAGTGCCTGGGAATGAAATTGCTGCGGAAACGTGACATACCAGAGGAAAGATATACAAATGCTTTTCTTGGATATGGGCCAGAGGATTCCCATTTCGTCATCGAACTCACTTACA ATTATGGGGTAGACAAGTATGATATCGGAACTGCTTTCGGTCATTTTGGTGTTGCTGTTGAGGAT GTTGCTAAGACTGTGGAACTAGTAAAAGCTAAGGGAGGCAAGGTAACCCGAGAACCTGGTCCAGTGAAAGGTGGAAATACAGTAATAGCTTTTGTTGAAGATCCTGATGGTTATAAGTTTGAACTCTTGGAAAGAGGTCCTACACCTGAACCCTTGTGTCAAGTTATGCTTCGTGTAGGTGATCTTGATCGTTCCATAGCTTTTTATGAGAAG GCTTTTGGCATGGAGCTTCTTCGCAAGAGAGATAATCCAGAGTACAAG TATACTATAGCAATGCTCGGGTATGGCCCTGAAGACAAAAATGCTGTTCTGGAGTTGACATACAACTATGGGGTCACTGAATACAACAAAGGAAATGCTTATGCGCAG ATAGCGGTAGGCACAGATGATGTCTATAAAACTGCTGAAGCAATTAAACTCTGCGGAGGCAAGATTACCCGGGAACCTGGGCCATTACCTGGTCTTAACACAAAGATCACTGCTTGCTTGGACCCTGATGGTTGGAAGTCG GTTTTTGTGGATAATGTTGATTTCCTAAAGGAATTGGAGTGA